The nucleotide window aggCATAGACATTGGAGCCGTATGAAAATGTAATCATTTCTAAATGTTTCTGACATAACCTTGGCAACTGAGATGTCTtttgggcctgtagttacacaggtcatacccttcaaaccggaacacagaaaTACTATTACCAAATAAACTTTGACACATAATTACATATctcttatttgatatttatttttccaataaaaaaatacttaaagctGATTTATAAACTTGCGTATTTCGTTTTATACGACACGCACtttagtaaagtagtatgatgtttgacgagtgtcaagcgtagctgttgCGCACACGAATGTACTAAGCTTGTctcgtttgtttttgtttaaaaagcgTAAAAAGTACTgtcacttttattataaattttattgattcgCACTACCAGTAATTTGTAGTCGCTTTCATTGCTTCACATcactttgtttattgtttttgttccgCGCGCTCCGTCTGcctattgttttataatctgggtgattaagatttaaattagattattacGTGCAATTCTATACcgtgttcaagttagcttgatcttttgacagacgggctagtgatgagaaacagaaaatataaggtatataacagtcgatggaacgatggaatgcgtaattcaaattagaattcaattttttttaacttatttttctaaaaagaattATACCAGCTAatgagaccccaaccactagccaaagagatcCCAACCAAAAGGATCCTCGTTCATAACAATAACTTAGCAATGatcttaaataaagatttttgtaatcaatatttgtagcagttactacCTGTTATTCGTGTCCCTACCGTCCGATCCGTCCGTCcgtttcagtgtttctatttaaattttactttgaagcaataatatataatagaaaaagccttaaaatttcaaatttcaaaaaaatcataaaattaagaaaataatatgttcgtcattgcaaagttatgtcgatcagaaaaaattacatctgtcagaaagatcaagctatctcaCTGTATGCAATgctttttgataaaaatttaaagctaatattttaattaagacatcaataatatttcaagaCAACCTCACATATTTGTAAACTCGTTCctcttacataacataatacattataattattttacaaataacgaCTTTATGATCCTATTTTTTAAGGTCAATATTGTGTAacgaatattaaagtaaattatgaaCAAGTTTGGTCATGACGGTGATGAGAGTGAGAGTGGTATTGTGCTTTCGCTGATACAATGTCAAACTTTGAATATTCGAccttaaatatatgaatttaaggtataatttaaattaaattagtttaatgtaTGCGTGGTTTTGTATACGATGCGTATCATACAGGTATAATGTTGACGTTTTATCTGTTTGACTTACGTTTTGTCGTAAATtgtataatgatattaaaataaaaaaaacaaatttcgtacttaaatttatataacgcattcactatgttaaatataagtggaatgtgataattatattcaaattaggGATTTATTTACCTTCaacaataaattcatattatacacgatatgtatttaaatttacaaataacattaatttgtgCTTTTTTTTGTAGTAAGTGCATTACTTAGGTGCgccaaaatgttttattcgGCCCTGATTGTATAACAAAACTAGCGACCCTTCGTACAGttgcaatatattaataaagaaaattaaattaattatatacaatttgtaCCCTATAAGGaaaatgtagctttctaccagtgaaaacatttttagattcGGATCACTAGTTCCGAAGAAaacctacatataaaaaaaaacaaattttgcccctttaaaatattagtatagttgaACCAGATAAATTAACTAACAATGTTTGATTGACTTTGCCAGCGAGGTGCAGCTTCAAATACATTTCGCCGTATTGTAGATTACCACGAACTaacataatagataaaaaaatatatagatacagTTGCATTTGGACATCGTAATGGATGTACAATAATGATTTCAGTACGACATGTGGCATAATGCGTCCAAGAACTGACCAGTCACTTTGATTAATGTATGTAAGTGCGCAGGCGCATTCGAaaggttaataatattattatcaaaatcgtTTTGAAATCATCGCTCTGTTGGATGAATACGATTGATTTTGATGATGTTCCATCATtgattgaattttgtaatactGGGTGTTGGTAGGATTAATTTGTATTGAGATGTAATCATGATTTACTGACTAATATTGTATGCACTTATCGAGTACTACACTATAATATTCATACCCCTGACTATGTAATACCGCgaagcagtaatactttgtattgttgtgttccggtttgaagggtgattgagccagtgtaactacaggcacaaggatacataacatctcagttctcaaggttggttgCGTAATggttatataagaaatgtttaaaatttcatacggcgctaATTTCTATGGtcagtgttgaccacttaccaactaCCGATGccacaaaataaatgttaaatacatatttacaagaACACGTAGAAAAAGTCGATATTCACGTATTGATATACAGATTTGATTAGTTAAATTCAGAAGAAAACTTATCAATTTATCAAGAGGTATAAAACGTCAACTTTTGTAATCAACAGTGATCTATTCGTCTAGTGCTAGTTTAAAAGGTTGAGAATACTGTGATCACGAGTTCAATGACCTGTTTAGATCAATATAGGTTTAATAGTCTGGATTTTagaaattagatattatttctCTAAATTATTGGATACGAAAAGCTAATTGAACTGTTTTATCGGATTGGGATGGATTATGAAAGATGAGAAAATTTAGACCCGATTATAAGAGGAAAGGAGAAAAATTCCATACTTTTggactatatattatatggttTGCAGTAGCTTAATCTCTGGTCGAAATTTGTcaggataaaataaatgaaatatctttaaatatcaaTGAATCTATCGtagctattaatattatcaaaagaaGTAATGATCAAGTCTGTGTGTTTATCATATTAAGCGGAAACTGGAGATATCTGGACCAAACATCGCCTACTCGTAGTTCATATCATCAATCTGCGAAAATGAACATTATGAATTTCGTCGTACTAAATACTTTGTTTCCATGTTTACGAAAATTACGTCAtagatttcttattttttttaaatatttattaaggattGCAGACGAGCATATGTTTGTATGAAATAGGAATAACTTCTTATACCGTCAGttaaattatagattattcTCATTACGATCAGGCTTCGTGTGGTTCTGGCAGATTTTAATAGAATCATCCCAATTTAGCCTGTATGGGAGTTGGAAGCCAACGTTGTAAAAGTATTTCCAAGGTTGGAACTTGGATGTCAGACAGTTAACCGTTCGTAAAAacgatcaatttttttttcacgcagTTTATACATTCGggcgaataaattaatataatattatccattttttttagttttgttttcggATTAGCTATTTTGCGACCATACCATTACCATCAGGTAAGGCGTTTTAACCGCCCAaaaacattggcgctataagaaatatcaaccattccttacatcgccaatgcgctactaACTTTAGGAGAACGATGAATGAATGTACCTGTAGTTTAAAGTAcatgcttataaaatatacaaatcgtATTGGCTGTATAAATGTATTCGCTTGCAGTGTATAttgcagttatttttttttataaatcgctAAACGTTAACTTGTAAGTATGCGTTAGTatcataatttatcataattactgTAACTCGAGCGTTAGCGTTCGATGaccttttaaaaaaacatcagtcAAAGAATATAGATTACGTAATTATGACACATGCTTTGTTTACGacgatgttaaatatattttttataaaagtacctttcatattttgattttgtaacaaCATCTCGATGATAGTCTTTACGACTCCGttagcgtttattttaataacgaggAATACATATTTTCGCCTTCGTCCGATATGAatcttgattaaaatttatgtctacattcgaaattcaaaaaggTCTATCATCATCCAGTGCTTAGTGTTAGTTGTAACTAGGTTTTGATCTATGAAAAAGCGTGGTTTGCtccatttacaatataattgcatttattaaaataaataatatttcttaataaagatttaataaaaaaaatgttttgttatttattttaattaatagattagGTTACATTCTAAATTACTCATTATTTCACATTTGCGCTTACgtataaaagtaacattttattttgtcaaggGAATATTCCAAAATGTCAAGAGTTACGCAATGAAATTGCTTAGAATGGCCGTTTTACgtaatacgtaataatttttAGTGAGTCTCATTTCATTCGTGTCTTGTAAGGCGCTTCTTTCTGTTACGCAAGCGGGGTCATGCTGTCCAATGTTACACAACTTGAGAAAACTCGACTTTCTACTGCATCTCAAACAGGTGTCGTCCATGCGTTAATGGATTGTGAGGACGCGATGAAAGACCTTGGAATTTCAGACAATATTATGCAACTAGCATCTCTACGATGTTTATCTTAAATGTTTGTATTCGTGAATGATTTCTTTTCTTGTTcgaatttaatatgaaatattatttgttttatagaatGTAATGTGCTAATACGAATATTATACTTTAGCGATATGTGGATTCGTTGAAATGAAAAGAGTGAAATTCGTTGATTTATCGAGTTTTTTATgcaaaaagattttataatacaactaaAATTACACGTTAAAGTtactatttacataaatacatttaggCACCGTAATTTTTTCTCTACTTAAGACTAAGTTTGTCGCCGGCTCAGCAGGTATCACAAGTTAGCACGCGGGGTGCGGCTTAGTAGGGGCCGCCGGAGTGACCGGGGGGTCCGTAGGAGGAGCTGACGGAGCCCGAGGAGCCATGGCCGCCGCCGATGCCGGAGCCGATGCCGGAACCGATGCCGTGACCACCGCCAATGCTGCCACCGCCGATGCTGCCTCCAGAGATGCTACCACCAGAGATGCCAGAGCCGATGCTGCCACCAGAGATGCCACCGCCGATACCAGAACCGCCGATACCACCGCCAATAATGCCTCCGCCAATACCACCTCCAATAGCTCCACCACCGATGGAACCACCTTCCTTCTGGGTCTTGTATTTGATGAAGTAAACTTCGGGTTTTGAGGGTTGAGTGGGAGCGGCAGTGGGGATGGTGATGTCGGGTTGTTCGTCGGGTTTCTTGACCAGGACGTATACGAGGGTCTTCTCTTCGTTTTGGGCTTGAGCGGGGATGATGGGAGTGATGGGTGCGGGAGGTGCTGGGGCCTTGATGAAGATGATCTTGTAGTGCTTTTGGGGTACGGCTCCACCAGAGATCACTTGAGGGCGTTGTTCTTCAGGTTCTGGTGGTGGGACATGGACGTAGATGTGTTTCTGGACTATGGGAGCGCCACCGAAGCCGCCGCCGaagccgccgccgccgccgccagcACCGAaaccgccgccgccgccgccagcACCAAaaccgccgccgccgccggcgCCGAATCCGCCACCAGAGGAGAATCCACCACCGGACGAGAATCCACCGCCGGATGAGAAACCACCGCCGGATGAGAATCCGCCGCCGAGTCCGCCACCAAGGCCGAAGCTGCTGGAGCTCAGACCGCCGGAGGAGAATCCTCCGTGACCGCCGCCGATTCCACCGCCGATACTGCCGCCGCCGATGCCTCCATGGCCACCGAGGCCACCACCACCGGGAGCATTGTAGGAGTATCCCGCCTCGGGTCTTGCCGAGCCGATAGCCGCTACGGCTGCTAATAcctatgtaacaaaaataaaaaatcacatttgCTAATAACAACTATACATTAAATTGTATCCAAcaattgcaatttaaaaaaataaattgaaaatcaaaacaatttggAATAAAATCGATGTATAGGTAAACCCGCTCGTTAATCACTGAAACTTCCTGAAGTACAGATCGATTCCCATCGATAACGATCGGTAATGATCGGTATCGCAAGCACTGAGTCACAATCCCATAAGGAAGCACGACTCCTGAGCGGGTCACGCAGGTCACATCACTTTCACTACACACGAATACCTACCAAGAACGCTTTCATGTTGACTCGCGGAGGTGTCGTGGTTGTGTGATGCTCTGTACCTGATTCAGGTGGCTTTTATACAGACGGCTCGTCGACGCCTCTCTCCCTGACTCTTCCTAAGATTCGGCCTTCGGGCTATACGagaattatgattttaatgacATCAGTCCGAATTCGCCTTCGGTGAAAACAATGTGAATCTTCGGTCGTCTTTGGACACTTTCACGATGTAAAAATTTTGATACGTTGTCGCActtaacacaattttattaatattctaataatatatatttttttaaaaaaacacttaaagtaattattcttgtaaaaataaatacttaaatatccACGCGACGAAATGTGGCTTCAATTACGTCCCGTTATTGTAAAACAGATtcgtataatttgatttaaaacgaTATCAAATGGTTTATTAAGTTTATGTAAGGACATCGAAGGAAAAACCCATCCTCTGCGGAAAAGCACACATAAAAGATATAATCAAATTGCATCacatgtttacaaaataatttttcacaTATGCGTATACGAAACGATATATCTATGTGTGCGTGAACATTTACAATATCATAATTACAATACAcaaatgttttttacaattacacatatataaatatgcggTTAGTTTAACGCAAT belongs to Vanessa tameamea isolate UH-Manoa-2023 chromosome 13, ilVanTame1 primary haplotype, whole genome shotgun sequence and includes:
- the LOC135193612 gene encoding uncharacterized protein LOC135193612 isoform X2; translated protein: MKAFLVLAAVAAIGSARPEAGYSYNAPGGGGLGGHGGIGGGSIGGGIGGGHGGFSSGGLSSSSFGLGGGLGGGFSSGGGFSSGGGFSSGGGFSSGGGFGAGGGGGFGAGGGGGFGGGFGGAPIVQKHIYVHVPPPEPEEQRPQVISGGAVPQKHYKIIFIKAPAPPAPITPIIPAQAQNEEKTLVYVLVKKPDEQPDITIPTAAPTQPSKPEVYFIKYKTQKEGGSIGGGAIGGGIGGGIIGGGIGGSGIGGGISGGSIGSGISGGSISGGSIGGGSIGGGHGIGSGIGSGIGGGHGSSGSVSSSYGPPGHSGGPY
- the LOC135193612 gene encoding uncharacterized protein LOC135193612 isoform X1: MKAFLVLAAVAAIGSARPEAGYSYNAPGGGGLGGHGGIGGGSIGGGIGGGHGGFSSGGLSSSSFGLGGGLGGGFSSGGGFSSGGGFSSGGGFSSGGGFGAGGGGGFGAGGGGGGFGAGGGGGGFGGGFGGAPIVQKHIYVHVPPPEPEEQRPQVISGGAVPQKHYKIIFIKAPAPPAPITPIIPAQAQNEEKTLVYVLVKKPDEQPDITIPTAAPTQPSKPEVYFIKYKTQKEGGSIGGGAIGGGIGGGIIGGGIGGSGIGGGISGGSIGSGISGGSISGGSIGGGSIGGGHGIGSGIGSGIGGGHGSSGSVSSSYGPPGHSGGPY